Proteins from a genomic interval of uncultured Desulfuromusa sp.:
- the flgL gene encoding flagellar hook-associated protein FlgL: MKVTQMATYRTLKNQLNINTSSLNRLYEQALTGKQVNKPSDNPSAISPILNSDEEIEKANCYLETIGSTQDNLDILDGYLDSAETLFVRVKEIAISGINSSMSNEDMQTLADEVSHLQEQLTDIANAQVDGKYLFAGYAEDTLPFSGDPVTYNGTSDHKMVEIGSGQTIQTNLAGNELFMNPVDVFATLSNLEAALSSGDPSLVEAQMTPLDQAAEQVRSGRTEMGNNNAYLDDVASLTEEIKLQMSERLSNYEGADYVEILTNITLAEQSYEAALDISARLSKLSILDYM; encoded by the coding sequence ATGAAAGTGACACAAATGGCAACCTATAGAACACTGAAGAATCAACTGAACATAAATACCAGCAGTTTGAACAGACTTTATGAACAAGCCTTGACAGGAAAACAGGTCAATAAGCCTTCTGATAACCCGTCTGCCATCAGCCCCATACTCAATTCAGATGAGGAAATAGAGAAAGCAAATTGCTATCTGGAAACAATCGGTTCCACCCAGGATAATCTGGATATTTTGGATGGTTATCTCGACAGTGCCGAAACGTTATTCGTACGTGTCAAGGAAATCGCTATATCAGGAATCAATTCATCCATGTCCAATGAGGACATGCAAACTCTGGCAGATGAGGTTTCTCACTTACAAGAGCAGCTTACTGATATTGCTAACGCCCAGGTCGATGGTAAATATCTCTTTGCTGGTTATGCCGAGGATACACTCCCTTTCAGCGGGGACCCTGTCACTTATAACGGCACAAGTGACCACAAGATGGTTGAGATTGGATCAGGCCAGACAATTCAAACGAATCTGGCTGGGAATGAATTATTCATGAACCCAGTCGATGTCTTCGCAACACTGAGCAATCTCGAAGCGGCACTGTCTTCAGGAGATCCGAGTTTGGTTGAAGCACAGATGACGCCCCTTGATCAGGCTGCTGAACAGGTCCGGAGCGGCCGAACTGAAATGGGAAATAACAATGCCTATCTGGATGATGTTGCTTCTCTGACTGAAGAGATAAAACTACAGATGTCGGAACGGCTGTCCAATTATGAAGGTGCTGATTACGTGGAAATTTTGACAAACATCACACTGGCCGAACAATCATATGAAGCCGCACTGGATATCAGTGCCAGACTGTCAAAACTCTCTATTCTCGATTATATGTGA
- a CDS encoding TetR/AcrR family transcriptional regulator gives MSQCDTKTRILDGAEQMFAREGFHNTSLRALTRLAEVNLASVNYHFGSKKALLKAVIERRLLPLNAVREEKIGTVLALASQNSRPPTAEALLRAFIEPTLEFRNIGPGAQEFTFLIGRASSDPDETIRNCFVELILPLFQLLFKGLREALPQLSPEILLARLHFILGSMNHVMCMDSHPVSPASLPASFKSKALTDQLLKFVLAGLEAPE, from the coding sequence ATGTCACAATGCGATACAAAAACCAGAATTCTTGATGGTGCTGAGCAAATGTTTGCCCGGGAGGGGTTTCACAATACCTCTCTGCGAGCGTTAACCCGCCTGGCTGAAGTCAATCTGGCCTCAGTCAACTATCACTTTGGTTCTAAAAAGGCTCTGCTTAAAGCCGTCATAGAGCGACGCCTTCTCCCTTTAAATGCAGTCCGGGAAGAGAAAATCGGGACCGTCCTAGCTCTGGCAAGTCAAAATTCGCGCCCCCCCACAGCTGAAGCGCTGTTGCGCGCCTTTATTGAACCTACTCTGGAATTTCGAAATATCGGCCCGGGAGCCCAAGAGTTTACTTTCCTGATTGGACGAGCTTCGAGTGACCCCGACGAAACCATCCGCAACTGTTTTGTAGAGCTTATTTTGCCTCTATTTCAGCTGTTATTTAAAGGGCTGAGGGAAGCATTGCCACAACTTTCTCCTGAAATCCTGTTGGCCAGGCTCCACTTCATTTTGGGAAGTATGAATCATGTGATGTGTATGGACAGCCACCCAGTATCCCCGGCAAGCCTGCCGGCGTCTTTCAAATCAAAAGCTTTAACTGACCAATTATTAAAATTCGTCCTCGCCGGACTGGAGGCTCCCGAATGA
- a CDS encoding alpha/beta hydrolase, translating into MNRTIQVILSWILVSLLCGCLGHAPLKTLNYPSPDNSSYKNLLVFLRGLGGSHRDFAREGFVDSVRQRHLPFDMSAPNSHFGYYFSETITNRLETDIILPAKAKGYEEIWLVGVSMGGFGSLMYAKDHPGKIDGIYVIAPFLGYKDMIDEITAAGGVHKWQPGKYDPNEDWERMFWHWLKQCSEGEKPMPNLYLGFGKQDDFNSAHQLLSKLLPEGHVLSIDGGHDIKTMKALWLLFLQWDLLK; encoded by the coding sequence ATGAATAGGACAATCCAAGTTATTCTGTCATGGATACTGGTCTCACTCCTGTGCGGTTGTTTGGGACATGCTCCACTTAAAACCCTCAACTACCCTTCTCCAGATAACTCTTCCTATAAAAATCTGCTTGTATTTCTTCGAGGACTTGGTGGAAGCCATCGTGATTTTGCCCGTGAAGGTTTTGTCGATAGCGTCAGACAACGGCACCTGCCCTTTGACATGAGTGCCCCCAATAGCCATTTTGGTTATTATTTTTCCGAGACCATCACCAATCGCCTTGAAACGGATATCATTCTTCCAGCCAAAGCAAAAGGGTATGAAGAAATCTGGCTGGTCGGTGTATCCATGGGCGGTTTTGGATCGCTTATGTATGCAAAAGATCACCCGGGCAAGATTGATGGAATCTATGTGATTGCCCCATTCTTGGGCTATAAAGATATGATTGACGAGATCACCGCAGCGGGTGGAGTTCACAAATGGCAACCAGGAAAGTATGACCCAAATGAAGACTGGGAGCGTATGTTCTGGCACTGGTTGAAACAATGCTCGGAAGGGGAAAAACCGATGCCAAACCTCTATCTGGGCTTTGGCAAACAGGATGATTTCAATTCAGCTCACCAACTCTTGAGTAAATTACTTCCAGAGGGTCATGTCCTTTCAATTGATGGGGGACATGATATTAAAACGATGAAAGCACTATGGCTTCTTTTTCTGCAATGGGATCTTTTGAAATAA
- a CDS encoding flagellar hook protein FlgE: MGLSSTLYTGISGLRSNAEAMSVTGNNISNSNTVGFKSSSTVFSDLLSASVSSSSGSSQVGRGSQISTIKTNFTQGSFQDTINSTDLAVDGDGFFMVSAATSDEINYTRNGSFGFDKNGYFINAEGYRVQGRGFDPYGQLIGDDPTDIRIDVNSQIPARQTSTLTLTTNLDEGSSIVGPFDIDDPSTTSNYSTSTQLYDSLGNIHVATTYFTKTSSQQWEWHMTVNSSELDSSVAGSGALTEVGSGSLTFDSVGNLLTGGSSSTTANTLVWNNGSSVVPQIDMTFDTTQFNKKSSIISQDQDGYPPGEFVKVSITDNGTVTTSYSNGEDIDVAMLTLATFANSAGLNKEGGSIYSSTARSGEPSIGIAGDSQGYIYTNRLELSNVDLAQEFVNLITIQNGYSASSKVITTTDEMLQELINLVR, from the coding sequence ATGGGGCTTTCCAGCACACTTTATACCGGAATCAGTGGTCTGCGCAGCAATGCCGAAGCGATGAGCGTGACCGGAAATAATATTTCAAATAGCAATACGGTCGGTTTCAAATCGAGTAGCACCGTTTTTTCAGATCTTCTCTCTGCCAGCGTCTCAAGCTCAAGTGGAAGCTCTCAGGTTGGGCGAGGGTCCCAGATTTCAACAATAAAAACAAACTTCACCCAAGGATCTTTTCAAGATACCATTAATTCTACAGATTTAGCCGTTGATGGTGATGGCTTTTTCATGGTCAGTGCGGCGACCAGTGATGAGATTAATTACACTCGCAATGGTTCTTTCGGCTTTGATAAAAATGGCTATTTCATTAATGCCGAAGGATACCGGGTTCAGGGAAGGGGCTTTGATCCATATGGTCAATTAATCGGTGATGATCCAACCGATATCAGGATTGATGTCAATAGCCAGATTCCGGCACGCCAGACCAGTACTCTGACCCTGACCACCAACCTCGATGAAGGGTCATCAATCGTTGGCCCGTTTGATATCGATGACCCTTCCACCACATCAAACTATTCAACCTCGACCCAACTTTACGATTCTCTCGGCAATATTCATGTCGCAACAACCTATTTTACCAAGACCAGCTCACAGCAATGGGAATGGCACATGACTGTCAATAGTTCTGAACTTGATTCGTCCGTAGCCGGTTCAGGGGCGCTGACCGAAGTTGGTAGCGGCTCCTTAACCTTTGACAGCGTAGGGAATCTTCTGACCGGGGGGAGTAGCTCAACCACTGCAAATACGCTTGTCTGGAATAATGGTTCCAGTGTTGTCCCACAGATCGATATGACCTTTGACACCACTCAGTTTAACAAAAAATCATCTATCATTTCTCAAGATCAGGATGGCTATCCTCCAGGTGAATTTGTCAAAGTGAGTATTACTGACAACGGAACGGTGACAACAAGTTATTCAAATGGTGAAGATATCGATGTTGCCATGCTGACGCTGGCAACCTTCGCCAACTCGGCAGGTCTGAACAAAGAAGGAGGCAGCATCTACTCTTCAACAGCAAGGTCAGGTGAACCAAGTATCGGAATAGCCGGAGATTCACAAGGCTATATCTATACCAACCGCCTGGAACTTTCAAACGTCGACTTGGCGCAAGAATTTGTCAACCTGATTACTATTCAAAATGGCTATTCTGCTTCATCCAAGGTCATTACTACCACCGACGAAATGTTGCAGGAATTGATTAATCTCGTTCGCTAA
- a CDS encoding flagellar protein translates to MKSIGKHTNLELSFSFHARQRLEKRRLQFSAEDLERLDKAVLALNRKGGKLALVLLDQLAMLVSITNRRVITVAAQEQLEQNVFTNIDSAAVA, encoded by the coding sequence ATGAAAAGCATTGGAAAACATACAAACCTTGAACTGAGTTTTTCCTTCCATGCTCGGCAACGTTTAGAAAAACGCCGCCTGCAGTTCTCAGCAGAGGATCTTGAGCGTCTGGACAAGGCTGTTCTGGCTCTCAATCGAAAGGGTGGCAAGCTCGCGCTTGTCCTGCTCGATCAGTTAGCAATGCTGGTCAGCATCACTAATCGCCGGGTGATTACCGTTGCGGCACAGGAACAGTTGGAACAAAACGTTTTTACAAATATCGACAGCGCAGCAGTCGCTTGA
- a CDS encoding P-II family nitrogen regulator, which translates to MKKVECIIKPFKLDDVKAAITEMGLSGMTVSEVRGFGRQKGHTELYRGAEYQIDFIPKIKIELVVADDQVDAVVAAVQREASTGRIGDGKIFVSAIEQSVRIRTGESGEDSL; encoded by the coding sequence ATGAAGAAAGTTGAATGCATCATCAAACCGTTCAAGTTGGACGATGTCAAGGCAGCGATCACCGAGATGGGACTCAGCGGCATGACGGTCAGTGAAGTCCGTGGATTCGGACGCCAAAAAGGACACACCGAATTGTATCGCGGAGCCGAGTATCAGATTGATTTTATCCCCAAGATCAAGATCGAACTCGTTGTTGCAGATGATCAGGTCGATGCTGTTGTGGCAGCCGTCCAGCGTGAAGCCAGTACCGGACGGATTGGCGACGGCAAGATTTTTGTCAGCGCAATAGAGCAGTCCGTCAGGATCCGTACCGGCGAATCCGGTGAAGATTCTCTCTAG
- the flgK gene encoding flagellar hook-associated protein FlgK, whose amino-acid sequence MGLMASLYAGRSGLFVNQKGIEVAGNNVANVNTPGYSKQSLKLGSLPTLEFNGQMIGQGAFVTSIDRNTNGFVLSQLNTKSAEFGEMDAKSLPLAEIERIIGIGDSSLANDIVDFFDSWQKLSDNPSGNIERQQAMQSGTDIAKNLQGMVHDLSATIEGLNDDMSANIIDLNRKLQEIGDLNSKIVSSESTGISSNALRDQRDLLLQEVSETAGITYYEENNGMISVQLPDGTPLVTASEANTIKTSWVSGTLELSLTSGATTIPLNGNSFGGEIKGQLELRDEYIPQLVDQLDQLAYGLAEAINTVHNSGIDANGHPGGDYFTFSSGNPNPWSGAASTLTMALTDTSQIAAGSGASYLPGDNSNCLNISSLRDQTLINGSTFQEYYGVIAADVGLEVSQNNLAMTSANDAMLQIQNMRDETSGVSLDEEILMLTQYQTGYEAAAKYLSTIDEMLDTLLRM is encoded by the coding sequence ATGGGATTGATGGCGTCACTCTATGCCGGACGATCCGGGCTGTTTGTCAACCAGAAAGGAATTGAGGTTGCAGGCAATAATGTTGCCAACGTCAACACCCCGGGCTATTCGAAACAAAGCTTGAAGCTGGGATCTTTGCCGACATTGGAATTCAATGGTCAAATGATCGGCCAAGGGGCATTTGTCACATCCATTGATCGTAATACCAACGGTTTTGTCCTTTCTCAGTTAAATACTAAAAGTGCCGAGTTTGGTGAAATGGATGCTAAATCTCTACCCCTGGCTGAGATTGAACGGATCATCGGTATCGGCGACAGTAGTCTCGCCAATGACATTGTTGACTTCTTTGATTCCTGGCAGAAACTGAGTGATAACCCCTCAGGAAATATTGAACGTCAGCAGGCGATGCAATCAGGGACTGATATTGCCAAGAATCTACAAGGGATGGTCCATGACCTCAGTGCAACCATCGAAGGGCTCAATGATGATATGTCAGCTAACATTATTGATCTGAACAGGAAGTTACAGGAAATCGGGGATCTAAACTCCAAGATCGTTTCATCAGAATCAACAGGAATTTCATCCAACGCACTACGAGACCAACGCGATCTGCTTCTGCAGGAAGTCTCTGAAACTGCAGGGATCACCTATTACGAGGAAAACAATGGAATGATTTCAGTCCAACTTCCTGATGGAACGCCACTGGTCACCGCAAGTGAAGCAAACACAATCAAAACAAGCTGGGTCTCCGGGACACTGGAACTCAGCCTGACAAGTGGAGCCACAACAATTCCTCTCAATGGAAATAGCTTTGGTGGAGAAATCAAAGGCCAGTTGGAACTACGCGATGAATATATCCCGCAGCTGGTCGATCAGCTGGACCAGCTTGCATACGGCCTGGCAGAAGCAATCAATACAGTTCATAACAGCGGTATCGACGCTAACGGTCATCCGGGCGGTGATTATTTCACCTTTAGCAGTGGTAACCCAAATCCGTGGAGCGGTGCCGCGTCAACACTGACTATGGCACTGACAGATACTTCACAAATTGCCGCCGGATCTGGTGCGAGCTATCTTCCTGGGGATAACAGTAACTGCCTGAATATCTCCAGTCTGCGAGATCAGACGCTGATTAATGGCAGTACATTTCAAGAATATTACGGCGTAATTGCAGCTGATGTCGGGTTGGAAGTCAGTCAAAATAATCTGGCTATGACCAGCGCTAATGATGCGATGTTGCAAATTCAAAATATGCGCGATGAAACATCAGGTGTTTCGCTTGATGAAGAGATATTGATGCTCACTCAATATCAAACTGGCTACGAAGCAGCAGCAAAATATCTGTCGACCATTGATGAAATGCTTGACACACTGTTACGGATGTAA
- a CDS encoding flagellar hook capping FlgD N-terminal domain-containing protein, producing MSTNAVTDAHSALTSYTSSASGKAKLDQDDFLTLLVAQLEHQDPLEPQENTEFIAQLAQFSALEAQTSTNDKLDALLSAQGSSEQTAAFALLGQEVIAASDSIYLQGDNVKLGFSLEQSASSAKITITDEEGNDVASFSMSDPEEGYNFVNWDGTDSSGNPLPKGVYSMEIKVTDGNGQEVENQPLVKVRVNEVALDPSGSILVTDAGNLPMNGVSSVVAQ from the coding sequence ATGTCAACCAACGCCGTTACAGATGCTCACAGCGCACTCACCAGCTATACCAGCTCAGCCAGCGGCAAGGCTAAGCTTGACCAAGATGATTTTCTGACTCTTTTGGTCGCACAACTTGAACATCAGGATCCTCTTGAGCCACAGGAAAATACTGAGTTTATCGCACAACTGGCCCAATTCAGCGCTCTGGAGGCACAGACATCAACCAACGATAAACTTGATGCATTACTTTCCGCTCAAGGAAGTAGCGAACAGACAGCAGCTTTTGCCCTCCTCGGTCAAGAAGTGATTGCAGCATCTGACAGCATTTATTTACAGGGTGACAATGTGAAACTCGGGTTCAGCCTGGAACAATCCGCATCCAGTGCCAAAATCACCATAACAGATGAAGAAGGCAATGATGTCGCAAGTTTCAGTATGAGTGACCCCGAGGAAGGGTACAACTTCGTCAACTGGGATGGAACCGATAGTTCAGGAAATCCCCTTCCTAAAGGCGTTTACAGCATGGAAATCAAAGTCACCGATGGGAACGGTCAGGAAGTTGAAAACCAGCCTTTGGTTAAAGTCAGGGTGAACGAAGTTGCCCTCGATCCATCTGGCAGCATTTTAGTCACTGATGCCGGCAATCTCCCCATGAATGGGGTGTCATCGGTGGTTGCACAATGA
- a CDS encoding efflux transporter outer membrane subunit — MRFFLLFLLLLTACNPLRPSSLKLPAPPQTYATEQTGTMTQLSEHWWEDFNDPQLNQLQQQLFSNNLNLRQALYRLQQLEALRKISGASLSPQLNLSGSLSRDQSPSITGDTRSTSRLYSLAASYEIDLWNKLRDTNKAAELRLQAGESDVQALLLSLSAQLTEQYFLAVEQQAQLQLLRQQSVLKADFLQTMTERYRAGLATATDVYQAQQNLAVIQTQIPDRQTALIQAENSIALLLGQLPGSVAITRVELPQLNNVVDIGLPADLLARRPDVTETFLQLQAADHELAAALAEKLPTISISATLGRSATHLASGDVEGTFWNLLLGAAQPLIDGGRRQAATEQQKAVRAEKLATYQHTLLTAFQEVESSLVAEKNSIVKATRLEHQRWINQKNLQLTQDNYLYGLTESRDLLLIQMTQLEILGQQLSHRQQQISQRITLARALGGSWMAEKVKQQQQILKQEQDGTND, encoded by the coding sequence ATGAGATTTTTCCTGCTCTTCCTGTTATTGCTGACAGCCTGCAACCCCCTCCGACCGTCATCGCTGAAGCTTCCGGCCCCCCCTCAGACCTACGCAACCGAACAAACAGGGACAATGACGCAATTATCAGAACACTGGTGGGAAGACTTCAATGATCCGCAATTAAATCAACTGCAACAGCAATTGTTTTCCAACAATCTTAATCTCCGTCAAGCTCTGTACCGACTCCAGCAGCTGGAGGCCTTACGAAAAATCAGCGGAGCTTCTCTTTCACCGCAACTCAACCTGAGCGGATCCCTCAGTCGTGACCAATCACCGTCAATAACCGGCGATACCAGATCGACAAGCAGGCTCTATTCTCTGGCCGCAAGTTATGAGATTGATCTGTGGAATAAGCTCAGAGATACAAATAAAGCTGCAGAATTGCGGCTACAGGCAGGTGAAAGTGATGTCCAGGCTCTCCTCCTCAGTTTGAGTGCACAACTGACCGAGCAATATTTTCTTGCTGTGGAACAACAAGCTCAGTTGCAATTACTCAGACAACAGTCGGTGCTAAAAGCTGATTTTCTGCAGACCATGACAGAACGCTACCGTGCCGGACTGGCTACCGCCACTGACGTTTATCAGGCCCAACAGAACTTGGCTGTTATTCAAACTCAAATTCCTGATCGTCAAACAGCTCTTATCCAGGCAGAAAACAGTATCGCTCTTTTGCTTGGTCAATTGCCGGGATCCGTTGCCATTACAAGGGTTGAACTGCCACAGTTAAACAATGTTGTCGATATCGGTCTACCGGCTGATCTCTTAGCCCGACGCCCGGATGTGACCGAAACATTCCTGCAACTCCAGGCAGCGGATCATGAATTAGCCGCAGCCTTGGCAGAAAAGCTTCCAACGATCAGTATTTCAGCAACACTTGGTCGCTCGGCGACCCATTTAGCCTCCGGAGATGTTGAAGGCACTTTCTGGAATCTGCTGCTCGGGGCAGCACAACCACTGATTGATGGTGGCCGGCGTCAAGCAGCAACAGAGCAACAAAAAGCAGTTCGCGCCGAAAAACTGGCTACATATCAACACACATTATTGACAGCATTTCAAGAAGTGGAATCCTCCCTTGTTGCTGAAAAGAACAGCATTGTTAAGGCAACCAGGCTGGAACACCAGCGATGGATCAATCAGAAGAATTTGCAACTGACCCAGGATAATTATCTGTACGGCCTGACTGAAAGCCGTGATTTGCTGCTCATCCAGATGACGCAATTGGAGATTCTCGGTCAACAGTTGAGCCACCGGCAGCAACAGATCAGTCAGCGGATCACCTTGGCGCGTGCATTGGGTGGCAGTTGGATGGCGGAAAAAGTTAAGCAACAACAGCAGATTCTCAAACAAGAGCAGGATGGAACCAATGACTGA
- a CDS encoding ammonium transporter, which yields MKKFMILFAGLLLLPTLALAEDAPVSEMSYILNTFSFLVMGILVMWMAAGFGMLESGLVRSKNVATICLKNISLFGIAGILFYLVGYNLMYAGVDGGFMGSFGLWGADDAAAAAGDYSSGYSAASDWFFQMVFCGAACSVVSGCVAERIKLWSFLAFCVVLCGIIYPIQGSWGWGGGWLSEMGFSDYAGSTIVHSVGGWAALTGAIILGARKGKYSKSGQVNPLPGSNIPLATLGTFILWMGWYGFNGGSVLALGDAASAIEMSNVMVNTNMAACGGMIAAMIMVQILYKKVDVTMALNGALAGLVSITAGPATPSLGAATLIGAVGGILAVLAVPFFDKLKIDDVVGALSVHLVCGIWGTLAVPITDGEASFVTQFIGVVATGAFVIITSSIVWLALKYTIGIRVGEEEEMLGCDSCEIGMEAYPDFQRVSIGGSSGISGYTSSSVSRN from the coding sequence ATGAAAAAGTTCATGATTTTATTCGCTGGGTTATTACTGTTACCCACTCTGGCTCTCGCCGAAGACGCCCCGGTTTCCGAGATGTCTTATATCCTCAACACCTTTTCCTTTCTGGTGATGGGAATCCTGGTCATGTGGATGGCTGCCGGATTCGGCATGCTGGAATCCGGTCTGGTCCGCTCCAAAAATGTCGCGACCATCTGCCTGAAAAATATCTCCCTGTTCGGAATCGCCGGGATCCTCTTCTACCTGGTCGGCTACAACCTGATGTACGCCGGTGTTGACGGTGGCTTCATGGGCAGTTTCGGCCTCTGGGGCGCAGACGATGCCGCAGCCGCAGCCGGAGACTACTCCTCCGGTTATTCTGCCGCCTCCGACTGGTTTTTCCAGATGGTCTTTTGTGGTGCCGCCTGTTCCGTTGTGTCCGGTTGTGTTGCTGAACGGATCAAACTCTGGTCGTTCCTGGCCTTCTGTGTTGTTCTCTGTGGCATCATCTATCCGATCCAGGGCTCCTGGGGCTGGGGCGGCGGTTGGCTCTCAGAAATGGGTTTTTCTGACTATGCCGGATCCACCATTGTCCACTCCGTCGGTGGCTGGGCCGCCCTGACCGGCGCCATCATTCTGGGTGCCCGCAAAGGCAAATACAGCAAATCAGGTCAAGTTAATCCCCTTCCCGGTTCCAATATCCCACTGGCAACCCTGGGAACCTTCATCCTGTGGATGGGATGGTATGGATTTAACGGTGGTTCCGTTCTCGCTCTGGGCGATGCCGCTTCCGCTATCGAAATGTCCAACGTTATGGTCAACACCAACATGGCCGCCTGTGGCGGGATGATTGCCGCCATGATCATGGTTCAGATTCTGTATAAAAAAGTTGACGTCACCATGGCCCTCAACGGTGCCCTGGCCGGTCTGGTCTCCATTACCGCCGGTCCGGCCACACCCTCCCTCGGTGCCGCCACCCTCATCGGTGCCGTCGGTGGTATTCTGGCTGTTCTGGCCGTCCCCTTCTTTGATAAACTGAAGATTGATGACGTTGTCGGTGCTCTGTCGGTTCACCTTGTGTGTGGCATCTGGGGAACCTTGGCCGTTCCTATCACGGATGGTGAAGCCAGCTTTGTGACCCAGTTCATTGGCGTTGTGGCCACCGGAGCCTTCGTGATCATCACCTCCTCGATTGTCTGGCTGGCATTGAAATACACCATCGGTATCCGGGTGGGAGAAGAAGAAGAGATGCTGGGTTGTGATTCCTGTGAAATTGGTATGGAAGCTTATCCTGACTTCCAACGTGTCAGCATTGGTGGCTCTTCGGGGATCTCGGGGTATACTTCATCATCGGTTTCTAGGAATTAG
- a CDS encoding response regulator transcription factor, giving the protein MIDQEATNPKPAKQLLVLTDHECNTKATQLLQHEGYKVQLNDYLQFEVELLDKLQVDAILVDLENPTIESVSICQTIRDRYNGPLLFLTAPTNEFIQLLGLEMGADDFLFKPQTEVFLLTKLRARLKRAEKTQLGRRKNIRLGELQINSSRREVYCSGKNIHLTDREFDLLWLLAKNACQIISRDEIHRSLYKREYNGYDRSIDIYISRIRQKIGDDPHNPRHLKTIRGAGYLLVENHA; this is encoded by the coding sequence ATGATCGATCAGGAAGCTACCAACCCAAAACCGGCAAAGCAACTTCTTGTCCTGACGGATCACGAATGCAATACGAAAGCAACTCAATTATTACAACATGAAGGCTACAAGGTCCAACTCAATGACTACCTTCAGTTTGAGGTTGAATTGTTGGATAAGCTACAAGTTGATGCCATCCTTGTCGATCTGGAAAATCCAACCATAGAGAGTGTTTCTATCTGTCAAACAATTCGTGACAGGTATAACGGTCCACTCCTGTTTTTGACCGCCCCGACAAATGAATTTATCCAGTTACTCGGGTTGGAAATGGGAGCTGACGATTTTCTTTTTAAACCTCAAACCGAAGTTTTTCTATTAACAAAGCTGAGAGCACGGCTAAAAAGGGCCGAAAAAACGCAGCTCGGCCGCAGAAAAAACATCCGGCTTGGCGAGTTGCAGATCAACTCCAGTCGTCGTGAAGTTTACTGCTCAGGAAAGAACATCCATTTAACTGACCGTGAATTCGATTTACTCTGGCTTCTCGCCAAAAATGCATGCCAAATTATCAGCCGCGACGAAATCCATCGATCACTTTACAAGCGTGAATACAATGGCTACGATCGCTCTATTGATATTTACATCTCACGTATCAGACAAAAAATTGGTGATGACCCTCACAATCCACGCCATCTTAAAACAATTCGCGGAGCCGGCTATCTGCTGGTAGAAAATCACGCCTAA